The window CCACactcaccattcagtttcattgtataaaaacagtatgcaatgtaagtgaatggtgactgaagctaacattctacctaacatctctttgtgttccatggaagaaagtcatacaggtttgggatgacatgagcatGAGTAAAATATTATAGACTTTTAATTTTTAACTGAAGATACAACAAGAGTGAATGCGTCTAATTTTACAGGGGCGATTGAGGGAGGagactttaaatgaaaaaaaaaaaagtgttatttttaAGTGACCCTGCAATCTGGTATCCTccctctaaaaagaaaaaaaaaaaagtgtaaaaagggCAGGAAAATAAAAGATGCAAAAACCACTAAACCTACTAATAAGAGTAATAAGAGTAACTGTAACAGAAGCAacaataatactactaataataactgTGATAAAAATAGAAGTAGCAATAACAACAGCAATAATAAGTTGAGATAACAATAAAGAGCTTTGCTATAGTAGGAAACCGAAGTTTGAGATGCACTGACAGTCTGGTGTTTATTGTCTGGCTGATTGAGCTGTTCTTATGGGTTAGTTGGGTAGGCACACGGACAGGCACTGCATGCGATGGGGTgatggtgtgcgtgtgtgttgggGAAGCGTGGTCAAGGGGGTGTTCTGATGTAGAACAGAGGAGTGGTGGGGTATCCGAGGGTAATCTGCAGTCCCGTCAGGGCTCATTTCTGCCCGGTGATGGACTGGGATATGGAGCGTGGGGGAATCATGTCAAGCAGATACTCCCGTTGACGGTCCGCTAGGCTTGATGCCTTATGGCCCCCAATGGCTCCCGGATTTAGATAGGCAATATTGAGACCTAAGATAGATGGGACACAACagcaaagacagacagaccaaaaGTTTAAGAAGTTGTAAAAATGCCATGTAACTCAAGAATCATACTTTGATGATTTACCTTGATAATGTAACTGTGAATATTACAATTTACTTTGTAATACTTGCTATGGCAACTGTATGCTATATTCAGCCTACAAATCCAAAACAAACTGGGAACAGATCCcatattaaattatttgtttattagaAAATGAAgacctaaaaatgtataattaatatattatatacattttttatatatatatatatatataaaaaaaaaattttagggatgtaaaaaatattgtatcaaACAATACGTGCTATATCGTATCGAGAGCGCTGTATCATACAATACCaagcaataattatttatttttttataaatatataacctGTAGTGTTCAGTACTGGAAATAAACACATAACCAGTAGTGTTAATATGGCTACTGCTTAGGATGTATTTAAAACCAAGCAATGCAACATTGACAGTGGCAAAACAGTCTCCTCCCTGGGAAGCTACTTTATTATAGAGTTCAGCTTTTTTTGGCAATGTTAGACACTATTGTGTCATTTAagatttaaaatacaattgtggCAAATTATTGAATAAGTTGAAGCAAAACGTTTGTGGGCACTGTTTTTGTTATAATTGCATCGTATCATGGGACTATACATCGTATTATGAAATTTGTGTATCATTACAtgccacccacccacccacaaacaatattgtgtaggtccccctcgtgccgccaaaacagtgccaacctgcatctcagaattactctcaccacaattgtacagagcggttatctgagttaccgtagggTTGCACGTTATACCAGTACTAATGAAATATCGCCataccaaaaaatgtaaaacggtatgatatcatcttgttgtGAATTTTGCTACCATATTTGCTACCATATTTTgctacatacatttatttatgctgccattaaataaatgtactgtaatgtGGGAGTTTTGAGATGAAACGAAAGACCATTTGATAATGaccattaaataataattaaaaaataaagtctCGATACGGCCAAGTaagatcattaaacagcagaaggatgtcgtttaatgaaataatatagtcACATTCGTGCCACAGAACGAATGAGAGGCTCCGTCCTGCTCagtcttccacacacacacacacacacacacacacacacacggtccaATAGTgtccatctgcagagcagtgcGTTTAGTGTATAACTGGCTGTAAACTCACAAATGACTGTTTTCACCATTGCAGCTCGGAGATTTCAGGTCACATGTCGCGGGGAAGCAAcaatatcacaaaagcaagtgtactgaatatcagcatgttgtgatttttcttttgcctcaggtaatcagatttttttatttaatgttgtcattaatactgtaaagctctgatgtgcaacttttttgtttttttacagaaatatatacatttttaatggctatatattgttgaaaattattatattttcatttgagtaAAGCTgtacataacatttaaaacattaaacatggaatccagaaaaatttaaaaaagcataaTTTATACCAATAAGACATACAGTTCTTTTAGTCAAGTATGTGTATTTttataggggcggctgtggctcaggtggtagagcaggttgtccactaatccaGGGTTGGCGATTCccgggcaagacactgaaccccaagttgctcccaatggcaggctagtgccttgcatggcagctctgccatcattggtgtatgaatgggtgaatgagaagcagtgtaaagcgttttgaataccgctaaggttaataaggctttttttaatttgttgccTAAGTATCGAGTTAGTATATAAactgaggtaccagggctggtatcgtaccgaagccgaaattttggtatcggagcaaccctactGTAGACTGTCAgttaaaccagtctgaccattctctgttgacctctctcatcaacaaggtatttccatttgcagaactgccactcactgtatggtttttgtttttggcaccattcagattatttctgtaactgctgatctcctgggtttttcacacaaaacagtctctagaatttacagaatggtgccaaaaaaattacaaatccagtaagcagcagttctgtggatggaaatgccttgttgatgacagaggtcaacagagaatagccaggaTCGAACTGACGAAGTCtatggtaattcagataaccgctctgtacaattgtggtgagaagaatatcatttcAGAAAGCAATTCttagatgcgggttggtgctgatttggcggcatgagggggaccgaaacaatattatgcaggtggttttaaaattgtggctgatcggtgtatatgtatgtgaccaaaatgatgaaacactaaatcacataaaatatcatttgtaaaaTTAGCTGAGAGAATTTTATATGCAAGCAAATATGGACATTATAACAAATACagtaagtattcacaccctttgctcaatactttgaagcacctttggcacaaattacagcctcaagtttttttgtgtatgatgctacaagattggcacacctatttttgggcagtttctctcattcttctttgcaggacctctcaagcaccatcaggttggatggggagcgtcggtgcacagccattttcagatctctccagagatgtttaagtctgggctctggctgggccactcagggacattcacagagttgtcccgtagccactcctttgttatcttggctgtgtgcttagggctgttgtcctgttggaagatgaaactTCGCCCCAGTCTGcagtccagagcactctggagcaggttttcatcaaggatgtctctgtacattgctgcattcatctttccctcgcccctgactagtctcccagttcctggcgctgaaaaacatccccacagcacgatgctgccaccaccatgcttcactgtagggatggcaTTAGCCAGGTGATGaccggtgcctggtttcctccagacatgatgcttgccattcagtccaaagagttcaatatttgtttcatctgaccagagaattttgtttttcgtggtctgagagtccttcaggtgccttttggcaaactccaggcaggctgtcatgtgccttttactgaggaatgGCTTCCGtatggccactctaccatacaggcctgattggtggagtgctgcagagatggttgttcttctggaaggttctcctctctccacagagaaacgctggagctctgtcagagtgaccatcaggttcttggtcacctccttgACGAAggtccttctcccccgatcactcagtttggcgaGGCAGCCAGCTCAAGGAACATTCCTGGtgattccaaacttcttccatttacggatgatggaggccactgtgctcatagGGACCTTCAATGCttcagaaatttttctgtacccttccccagatctgtgcctcgatactatcctgtctcggaggtctacagacaattcctcggacttcatggtttggtttggttagctgtgggaccttatatagacaggtgtgtgcctttccaaatcatgtccaatcaactgaatttaccacaggtggcctccaatcaagttgtagaaacatctcaagatgatcagtggaaacaggatgcacctgagctcaattttgagtgtcatggcaaaggctgtgaatacttatgtacatgtgattttgtacatgtgatttattttatttttaataaatttacaaagatttcaaacaaacttctttcacattgtcattatggggtactgtttgtagaattttgagtaaaataatgaatttaataaattttggaataaggctgtaacataacaaaatgtggaaaaagtgaagcgctatgAATACTTTCCCGATGCACTATACACCCataaaaattctaatttaattGATATCGGAATTAAATCGAGagtttgtgaatcagaatcgaaacAAATCGGTACATCGCTATCAAAATCCAGCCCTTGTCTGTTGACATTTCTTCAGCACTCATTTGTGTTTAAATTGGGATTGTGAAGCCCTACTCACCAGGGATGTTGTAGATCTGCCTGCGGCTGTCATGCTGAGCCCGACTGCTGCTGCCACCACTGGTACTGCTGCCGCCGCCGCCACAGCGCTTGCTTGTCATACCCAGTAGCCCACTGGCCACCGAGAGCTGGGAGGCCTGTGCAAAGTTAGAGAGGACACCTCGTGCTGAGCTGGACAGACCCCGTTGCATTGCAGCCTGTGGTTGTGGAGTCTGAGAGAGGAATTGAAAGAGGATAAGTGTTAAATTTCATTACACCTCTAGGTATCAATAAACTGGTAATGCCATTGCATAATTTTTAATCATCAGTCATTAAAATCAATGACTAGCTTAAAGGCCAGATAAAAACAGCcattatataatacataaaaacacGCCCACAAGATTAAATGAGTCTGTATACAATGACAGTGCTGTCATCTTACTCTGCAAGAGCGACACAGAAGCTGCATATATTCCATATATTAAATGTGAATTTATGACTATAGCAACAataaacaatgactgaacaaGTGAAATTATATATAAGAAATTACACATTCTAAAATGTATATGGCTACACAGATGCTGCATTTAATTTACAAAACATCTTGCATCAGAGACACTTTTCATACTGGAGGGCTGAGGTGGGTCAGATATGGCATATTTAAGTATGGCTTTTATGCAACATTGCCTTTTTATACAGAATATGGATCCGACACAAAGCTTTAACTGGACTGTGAAGATGCCTTTAAAGTGCACACCTGTCGGAGGGCATGGTGTCTGATCATGGTCTCCGCTTTGCTCACACTGGGCACAGTCTGGGCAGAGCTGGGGGACAGAGCAGCCTGCTGCTGCAACCTCTGCTCGATTTCCTGACAGGAAAGGGACAGAAAGTCAGCCCACAGTTCAAGATACTACAAGCAGTAAACTAAAAGCGGAGATATCGACTGACCTGTTCCTGCTGTAGAGCTTTAACGAAAGCATTCTTCAGCCTATTGGTGTGCTCGGCCTTCAGGGCCTTCTTCTGATTGGAAGTCATGCACTGCTCGCAGAGGATACGGCCACTTTTCTCCTGCTTCCAGTGCGGGGTAAAGTCAGTCCTGCACTGAGCACAGAAAAACGGCTCCATATGTGGCAGTGACCCCCGCATTTTACCTAAACAATGACAAAAACAGAAAAGTGGCAGTTCAGTGACAAACAGAAATAAATTTGATGGCTGGAAAATCCTAATTTATGTTAACATTAACCGCATAGTTTTACTTACTATTTCAACCTAATGTAATATCCTATTGTTCACTCTCTCTTTCGTCCTGGGTCAAAACTAATTTCTCTTTAAAAAACTACTTGatcaatgaaaataaatttgAATGACAATTTATATTATGTGTGGACAATATGTAATTAGATACAAATATAACAGAtggagataaaaaaataaaaataattaaccaAAATATGTAAATTAGGGGACCCACATATGAATTTTAGAGTAACAATCCAATGTCACACTTTCTTTTCTCCAAAGGGATGACAGCAAAGAATCCAGAAGTGCGTTATTGTTTTACACTCTTACCCTGACTATCAATGACACTCTGCACCACCTCCTCCAACCCCACCATGTAGATGAACTCAGAGTTGGCAGCAGAGGGCAAGAAGTGCAGCAGGGGTGCTGGAGGTTTAGGTGGAGGTATCTCCAGTAAGGTCTTCTCCAGCTGCTTGCGCAGGGCTAGTTTAGCGGCTGCTTGGCTGCTGGCCTGGTcgttcagagaagcgacactggaGGCACTGGATAGGGTGGAGGGGCTGACAGCACCGACCCCAGTCACACCCACCCCAACCCCAGCCACGCCAGCTGCTCCTGCTGCCTGCATGTGTGCCAGATTCATGTAGATAGCCGAGGAGCCTGAACGCTGAGAGAcccccacctgctggctaacagcCTGCAACACAGAGCAAAAGGGCAAACATCAGTAGTCTGTTTATTATTTGTTCTTTTCATATTCAATTAATTATTACAAATCagggaaacaaaaaaattacttatttaattaatcataaacaaaccaataaaaaaataacaactgaCTTTTCGTACTTTCGATTTAATATTCAAGTGAAAAATAATTTGATTCAGTCTAAAAAGAAACTATAAGAGGTGAAAAATTTATTCACACATGTGAATGACCCTGAAATGCTCCTTTTTTCTGATTGGCCAACCTGCTAAATTTTTTGTTCTTCCTCAAGGCCTTGAGCAAAATAACAGTTAATTGCCGTTACATTTTTCAGATCAATGTGTCTCAGTCAATATTACCGAAATaatgaaaataacaataaatccaCATGACTATAGAAGCATAGACCTACTACACTGTAAAGAAATAAGATTAATTTCATGAGCGAGCTCTAACAGGGTGCTTGGGATTGAGCGACTTGTTCATGA of the Xyrauchen texanus isolate HMW12.3.18 chromosome 10, RBS_HiC_50CHRs, whole genome shotgun sequence genome contains:
- the LOC127650848 gene encoding transcriptional repressor p66-beta-like translates to MERMSEEALRLNLLKRGLEAPDEREEALAKRLKMDGHEAMERLKMLALLKRKDLAALEGAAVAAAMAEGKGPGGSQGLMGAVAYEEKMNGALRVGGHGGPSKNGKENIVDEPVDMSARRSEIIRERRTPSPDVIILSDNEASSPRSTPHPEEKLHQANLEMFKGKTGEERQQMIKALREELRLEEAKLVLLKKLRQSQMQKENVVQKVPVVQNAPSSVQPSPMHSSQGLGKLPVRPGLHSESQNLRTAQGHTVIRSAANASLPPMMMSQRVIAPNPAQLQGQRVPSKPGMGRSSTGGLSNTVSYQQAVSQQVGVSQRSGSSAIYMNLAHMQAAGAAGVAGVGVGVTGVGAVSPSTLSSASSVASLNDQASSQAAAKLALRKQLEKTLLEIPPPKPPAPLLHFLPSAANSEFIYMVGLEEVVQSVIDSQGKMRGSLPHMEPFFCAQCRTDFTPHWKQEKSGRILCEQCMTSNQKKALKAEHTNRLKNAFVKALQQEQEIEQRLQQQAALSPSSAQTVPSVSKAETMIRHHALRQTPQPQAAMQRGLSSSARGVLSNFAQASQLSVASGLLGMTSKRCGGGGSSTSGGSSSRAQHDSRRQIYNIPGLNIAYLNPGAIGGHKASSLADRQREYLLDMIPPRSISQSITGQK